The proteins below come from a single Aquarana catesbeiana isolate 2022-GZ linkage group LG12, ASM4218655v1, whole genome shotgun sequence genomic window:
- the LOC141114094 gene encoding heat shock protein beta-11-like codes for MLSLQLARNGSPSPLVPFLRPLWPLSRDIFTSLEQDMIRTVGEIRSSMKLMDQFHHQLLQEMTLQENKTLPVLSSTETKAIKDDFILTLDIQDFSPQELTVKMLGNKLLVSGAKESKMDDGKGSFSYKCQIFRKEADLPQDVKAEDITCTVTTDGHLQIQASCVPVPSVQERTVPIQLPPALSQLKVQSSVCTKESRS; via the coding sequence ATGTTGAGCCTTCAGCTGGCTAGGAATGGCTCCCCAAGCCCTCTTGTCCCTTTCCTGAGGCCTCTGTGGCCCCTGTCCAGAGACATCTTTACCAGCCTGGAGCAAGATATGATTCGCACTGTAGGAGAGATTCGAAGCAGTATGAAGCTCATGGACCAGTTTCATCATCAGCTGCTGCAGGAAATGACACTTCAAGAGAACAAAACTCTACCTGTACTGAGCAGCACCGAAACAAAGGCCATCAAGGATGACTTCATCCTAACCTTGGATATTCAAGACTTCTCCCCTCAAGAGCTGACAGTCAAAATGCTTGGAAATAAACTGCTCGTGAGTGGGGCCAAGGAATCCAAGATGGATGATGGGAAAGGATCCTTCTCCTACAAGTGCCAGATCTTCAGGAAAGAGGCAGATCTCCCTCAGGATGTGAAAGCTGAAGATATCACCTGTACAGTAACCACCGATGGGCACCTGCAGATACAAGCTTCATGTGTACCTGTGCCAAGCGTTCAGGAAAGGACTGTGCCCATACAGCTTCCACCAGCACTTTCTCAATTAAAGGTCCAGAGTTCCGTGTGCACCAAGGAATCAAGATCCTAA